Proteins encoded in a region of the Ancylobacter sp. SL191 genome:
- a CDS encoding Bug family tripartite tricarboxylate transporter substrate binding protein: MKHFHALGLGAITALGMTALSMLPASAAWAPTKPVEFIVPAGTGGGADQMARTLQGIIAKHNLMSTQLVVINKSGGAGGEGFLDVKSNKGNPHKIVISLSNLFTTPLATGIPFNWKDLTPVAMLALDEFVLWVNAQEPYKTAQEYEAAIKAAPDGTFKMGGTGSKQEDQIITVAIEKALGKKMTYIPYKGGGEVAVQLVGGHINSSVNNPIEAVSQWRGDKLRPLCVFDSKTLPYTDKILGDQSWSSIPTCISAGLNVEYLMLRGIFMPPGVTDEQVAYFIDLFKKVRETPEWQQLMKDGAFNPTFMAGAEFKTWLDQAEAKHKTLMQEAGFIAGN, encoded by the coding sequence ATGAAACATTTCCATGCTCTTGGTCTGGGCGCCATTACCGCCCTCGGCATGACGGCGCTCTCCATGCTGCCGGCCTCGGCCGCCTGGGCGCCGACCAAGCCGGTTGAGTTCATCGTGCCGGCCGGTACGGGTGGTGGCGCCGACCAGATGGCGCGCACGCTCCAGGGCATCATTGCCAAGCACAATCTGATGTCGACGCAGCTCGTCGTCATCAACAAGTCGGGCGGCGCCGGCGGCGAGGGCTTCCTCGACGTCAAGAGCAACAAGGGCAACCCGCACAAGATCGTCATCTCGCTGTCGAACCTGTTCACCACCCCGCTGGCGACCGGCATTCCCTTCAACTGGAAGGATCTCACCCCCGTCGCCATGCTGGCGCTGGACGAGTTCGTCCTGTGGGTGAACGCCCAGGAGCCCTACAAGACCGCGCAGGAATATGAGGCGGCTATCAAGGCGGCGCCGGACGGCACCTTCAAGATGGGCGGCACCGGTTCCAAGCAGGAAGACCAGATCATCACCGTCGCCATCGAGAAGGCGCTCGGCAAGAAGATGACCTACATCCCCTATAAGGGCGGTGGCGAGGTCGCGGTGCAGCTGGTCGGCGGTCACATCAATTCGAGCGTGAACAACCCGATCGAGGCCGTCTCGCAGTGGCGCGGCGACAAGCTGCGTCCGCTCTGCGTGTTCGATTCCAAGACCCTGCCCTACACCGACAAGATCCTCGGCGACCAGTCCTGGTCCTCGATCCCGACCTGCATCTCGGCGGGCCTCAACGTCGAATATCTCATGCTGCGCGGCATCTTCATGCCCCCGGGCGTGACCGACGAGCAGGTCGCCTACTTCATCGACCTGTTCAAGAAGGTCCGCGAGACCCCCGAGTGGCAGCAGCTCATGAAGGACGGCGCCTTCAACCCGACCTTCATGGCCGGCGCGGAGTTCAAAACCTGGCTCGATCAGGCTGAAGCCAAGCACAAGACCCTGATGCAGGAAGCCGGCTTCATCGCCGGGAACTGA
- a CDS encoding tripartite tricarboxylate transporter TctB family protein: MEQAHHGAGGGGPKQRTVEIGTALLTLLFGLIVIYGSYLVGVGWSSDGPQAGFFPFYVGLIICGCSLINLVHGMRESSEPLFAEWSQLGQVLRVLIPACIYVGLVPFLGIYIPSVALILGFMMWIGKYKLPLSLTVAVCVPVFFYMTLERWFMIPLPKGPIEAMLGL; encoded by the coding sequence ATGGAACAGGCTCACCATGGGGCGGGCGGGGGAGGCCCTAAGCAGCGCACCGTCGAAATCGGCACCGCACTGCTGACCCTGCTCTTCGGCCTCATCGTTATCTATGGCAGCTACCTGGTCGGGGTCGGCTGGAGTTCGGACGGCCCGCAAGCCGGGTTCTTTCCGTTCTATGTCGGGCTGATCATCTGCGGGTGCAGCCTGATCAACCTCGTGCATGGCATGCGCGAGAGCTCCGAGCCGCTCTTCGCGGAATGGAGCCAGCTCGGCCAGGTGCTCCGGGTGCTCATCCCGGCCTGCATCTATGTCGGGCTCGTGCCGTTCCTCGGCATCTACATCCCCTCTGTCGCGCTGATCCTCGGCTTCATGATGTGGATCGGCAAATACAAGCTGCCGCTGTCGCTCACCGTGGCGGTCTGCGTGCCGGTCTTCTTCTACATGACGCTCGAGCGCTGGTTCATGATTCCGCTCCCCAAGGGGCCGATCGAGGCGATGCTCGGACTGTGA
- a CDS encoding tripartite tricarboxylate transporter permease, with product MLENFTYLYHGFGIASDPFNILLMAIGILLGVIIGVLPGLGGANGVAILLPLTFSMSPTSAIILLTCIYWGALFGGAITSVLFNIPGEPWSVATTFDGHPMARSGRAGEALTAAFTSSFIGAFFAVVMITLIAPLVAQFALQFGPAEKFAVYFLAFASFVGMSKEPPAKTIVSMMIGFALAAVGLDMVTGQLRLTFGVTELLNGFDFLIAVIGLFGIGEILLTMEEGLEFRGKSAKIDPKVVWKTWLTLPRYWMTSLRSIIIGCWMGITPAGATPASFMAYGIAKRVSKNGKNFGNGEIEGVIAPETAAHAAGTAAMLPMLALGVPGSPTAAVLLGGLLIWGLQPGPMLFVEQAEFVWGLIASMYLGNIVGLILVLTTVPLFASILRIPFSIIAPVILVVCAIGAYTVNNNVFDVLMMMVFGVLGYLLKKTNYPLAPLVLAIVLGDAAEESFRQSLLGSGGSISVFWSNGLVASIMGLGVLAGIWPILGHLFGKLRGTSAQPA from the coding sequence ATGCTTGAGAATTTCACCTATCTCTACCACGGGTTCGGTATCGCATCCGACCCGTTCAACATCCTCCTGATGGCCATCGGCATCCTGCTCGGCGTCATCATCGGCGTGCTGCCGGGACTTGGCGGCGCCAATGGCGTTGCCATCCTGCTGCCGCTCACCTTCTCCATGTCGCCGACCTCGGCGATTATCCTGCTGACCTGTATTTACTGGGGCGCCCTGTTCGGCGGCGCCATCACCTCGGTGCTGTTCAACATCCCCGGTGAACCCTGGTCGGTGGCGACAACCTTTGACGGGCATCCAATGGCCCGATCAGGACGAGCCGGTGAAGCGCTTACCGCGGCCTTCACCTCGTCCTTCATCGGCGCCTTCTTCGCGGTGGTGATGATCACCCTCATCGCGCCGCTGGTCGCCCAGTTCGCCCTGCAATTTGGTCCAGCCGAGAAGTTCGCGGTCTACTTCCTCGCCTTTGCCTCCTTCGTGGGCATGAGCAAGGAGCCGCCGGCCAAGACCATCGTGTCCATGATGATCGGCTTTGCCCTCGCGGCGGTCGGCCTCGACATGGTCACCGGTCAGCTCCGCCTGACCTTCGGCGTCACCGAACTGCTCAACGGTTTCGACTTCCTCATCGCGGTCATCGGTCTCTTCGGCATCGGCGAGATCCTGCTGACCATGGAAGAGGGCCTCGAATTCCGCGGCAAGTCGGCGAAGATCGACCCCAAGGTGGTGTGGAAGACCTGGCTGACGCTGCCGCGTTACTGGATGACCTCGCTGCGCTCCATCATCATCGGCTGCTGGATGGGTATCACCCCGGCCGGCGCCACCCCGGCCTCCTTCATGGCCTATGGCATCGCCAAGCGTGTGTCGAAGAACGGCAAGAACTTCGGCAATGGCGAGATCGAGGGCGTCATCGCCCCCGAGACCGCCGCCCACGCCGCCGGCACGGCCGCCATGCTGCCCATGCTGGCGCTGGGCGTCCCCGGTTCGCCGACCGCCGCGGTTCTGCTCGGCGGCCTGCTGATCTGGGGTCTGCAGCCCGGTCCGATGCTGTTCGTCGAGCAGGCCGAGTTCGTGTGGGGCCTCATCGCCTCCATGTATCTCGGCAACATTGTCGGCCTCATCCTCGTGCTGACCACGGTGCCGCTGTTCGCCTCGATCCTGCGCATCCCCTTCTCGATCATCGCCCCGGTGATCCTGGTGGTCTGCGCCATCGGTGCCTACACGGTGAACAACAACGTGTTCGACGTGCTGATGATGATGGTCTTCGGTGTCCTCGGCTACCTGCTGAAGAAGACCAACTACCCGCTGGCGCCGCTGGTGCTCGCGATCGTCCTCGGCGACGCCGCCGAAGAATCCTTCCGCCAGTCCCTGCTTGGCTCGGGCGGTTCGATCTCGGTGTTCTGGTCGAACGGCCTCGTGGCCTCGATCATGGGCCTCGGTGTCCTCGCCGGCATCTGGCCGATCCTCGGCCACCTGTTCGGCAAGCTGCGCGGCACGTCCGCCCAGCCGGCCTGA
- a CDS encoding GntR family transcriptional regulator: protein MMSIESTIRRVNGGAAKLSVAPLEDTSTFKNRAYTALKEVIVSLNIYDQTQEVRLDERQLAQSLGVSRTPVREAMAQLEREGFVHSVPRRGIYVVRKTKREVIEMIQVWAALESLAARLITQHATDDEIGRLREMFASFDDPNGAPHAKLDEYSEVNIQFHQTIIAMGGNGILVNLAENLFTHMRMIRRKTIGEEDRADRSIQDHLAIIQALEARDTDLAEVLVRNHALGLADHVARFADYLE, encoded by the coding sequence ATGATGAGCATCGAAAGCACCATTCGCCGGGTGAATGGCGGGGCTGCGAAGCTCTCCGTAGCGCCGCTGGAGGACACGTCCACTTTCAAGAACCGCGCCTATACCGCGCTCAAGGAAGTCATCGTCTCGCTCAACATCTACGACCAGACCCAGGAAGTGCGGCTCGACGAGCGCCAGCTCGCCCAGAGCCTCGGGGTCAGCCGTACCCCGGTGCGCGAGGCGATGGCGCAGCTGGAGCGCGAGGGCTTCGTCCACTCGGTGCCGCGCCGCGGCATCTATGTGGTGCGCAAGACCAAGCGCGAGGTCATCGAGATGATCCAGGTCTGGGCGGCGCTGGAAAGCCTTGCCGCCCGGCTCATCACCCAGCACGCCACCGATGACGAGATCGGCCGGCTGCGGGAAATGTTCGCCTCATTCGACGATCCCAATGGCGCCCCGCACGCCAAGCTCGACGAGTATTCCGAGGTGAACATCCAGTTCCACCAGACCATCATCGCCATGGGCGGCAATGGCATCCTGGTGAATCTCGCCGAGAACCTGTTCACCCATATGCGCATGATCCGCCGCAAGACGATCGGCGAGGAGGATCGGGCCGACCGCTCGATCCAGGACCACCTCGCCATCATCCAGGCGCTGGAGGCCCGCGACACCGACCTTGCCGAGGTGCTGGTGCGCAACCACGCGCTCGGCCTTGCCGACCATGTCGCGCGTTTCGCCGACTATCTGGAATAG
- a CDS encoding TerB family tellurite resistance protein, with protein MLRSLTDFIAEIAGGTREAAFAENDYRLAAAALLVHVVTIDGVIGTEELAKLRGILGAHFKLDAAEAERLLEAAIARDAEAVDLYAFTSVLNRAMDDEGRKRVVAMMFEVAYADGGLTEFEDNLVWRAAELLNVASRDRVQIRKQVRASFDAES; from the coding sequence ATGCTGCGCAGCCTGACCGATTTCATCGCCGAGATCGCCGGCGGCACGCGCGAGGCGGCCTTTGCCGAGAATGATTACCGGCTCGCCGCCGCCGCGCTGCTGGTGCATGTCGTCACCATTGACGGGGTGATCGGCACTGAGGAGCTGGCCAAGCTGCGCGGCATTCTCGGGGCGCATTTCAAGCTCGACGCGGCGGAGGCCGAGCGCCTGCTGGAGGCGGCCATCGCCCGCGATGCCGAGGCGGTCGACCTTTACGCCTTCACCAGCGTGCTCAACCGCGCCATGGATGATGAGGGCCGCAAGCGCGTCGTCGCCATGATGTTCGAGGTGGCCTATGCCGATGGCGGGCTCACCGAGTTCGAGGACAATCTGGTCTGGCGCGCCGCCGAGCTGCTGAACGTCGCCTCGCGCGACCGCGTGCAGATCCGCAAACAGGTTCGCGCCAGCTTCGACGCGGAGAGTTGA
- a CDS encoding glutamine amidotransferase — protein MPHPVLIVLHQEHSSPGRIGRLLTERGYRLDIRRPCLGETLPATLAEHSGAIIFGGPQSANDCHAYVRSEIDWIGVPLAEGKPYLGICLGAQMLARHLGAPVARHPEGLVEIGYYPIRATQAGAALLAEGGVGEGGVAEIAWPEHVYHWHNEGFALPAGAELLAEGEAFPNQAFRYGPAALGIQFHPEVTHHMMCRWTVTAADSFHLPGARPPRAHFVDRLQHDGRIRLWLDAFLDRWLASGQPMAAE, from the coding sequence ATGCCGCATCCCGTGCTGATCGTGCTCCATCAGGAGCATTCCTCACCCGGACGAATCGGACGCCTGCTGACCGAGCGTGGCTACCGGCTGGATATTCGTCGCCCCTGCCTCGGCGAGACGCTGCCGGCGACGCTGGCCGAGCATAGCGGCGCCATCATCTTCGGCGGGCCGCAAAGCGCTAATGACTGCCACGCCTATGTCCGCTCGGAGATCGACTGGATCGGCGTGCCGCTCGCCGAGGGCAAGCCCTATCTCGGCATATGCCTCGGCGCGCAGATGCTCGCCCGCCACCTCGGCGCGCCGGTGGCCCGCCACCCGGAAGGGCTGGTGGAGATCGGCTATTACCCGATCCGCGCGACGCAGGCCGGCGCCGCGCTGCTGGCCGAGGGCGGAGTGGGCGAGGGCGGAGTGGCCGAGATCGCCTGGCCCGAGCATGTCTATCACTGGCACAATGAGGGCTTTGCCCTGCCGGCGGGGGCGGAATTGCTGGCGGAAGGCGAGGCCTTCCCCAACCAGGCCTTCCGCTACGGCCCGGCGGCGCTCGGCATCCAGTTCCACCCGGAAGTGACGCACCACATGATGTGCCGCTGGACGGTGACCGCGGCCGACAGCTTCCATCTGCCCGGCGCCCGCCCGCCGCGCGCCCATTTCGTCGACCGCCTCCAGCATGACGGCCGCATCCGGCTCTGGCTCGACGCCTTCCTCGACCGCTGGCTCGCCAGCGGCCAGCCAATGGCGGCGGAGTGA
- a CDS encoding glycosyltransferase, whose translation MSELPFVSVIVPVWNGEKLIVKCLRALEAQTYPKDRYEVIVVDNGSTDGTVAAIQSFPWARLLVEPVASSYRARNTGIAVARGEWIAFTDADCVPAPRWIEAAVEATRDNPGHGIYGGPIELFVPEGGGAPECIQHELLFAFNQTLFMSQGHFVTANLMCPRGVLAEVDNFNAQLKSGGDRDFCRRVREAGYTLAFVTDMVIGHPVRATFDDIARKRRRIVGGGWMKQPVPLTAPQLLLRESRRCAGETRHMLRTKGIPPLLRLRIVALITRLWFSAVGEIARLRLGGTPTRD comes from the coding sequence ATGAGCGAATTGCCTTTCGTCAGCGTCATCGTTCCCGTCTGGAACGGCGAAAAGCTCATCGTCAAATGCCTGCGCGCGCTGGAGGCCCAGACCTACCCGAAGGATCGCTACGAGGTGATCGTGGTCGACAACGGGTCGACCGACGGCACGGTGGCCGCCATCCAGTCCTTCCCCTGGGCCCGCCTGCTGGTCGAGCCGGTGGCGAGCTCCTACCGCGCGCGAAACACCGGCATCGCGGTCGCCAGGGGCGAGTGGATCGCCTTCACCGATGCCGACTGCGTGCCCGCGCCGCGCTGGATCGAGGCGGCCGTGGAGGCGACGCGCGACAATCCCGGCCACGGCATCTATGGCGGGCCGATCGAGCTGTTCGTGCCGGAAGGCGGCGGCGCGCCGGAGTGCATCCAGCACGAGCTGCTTTTCGCCTTCAACCAGACCCTGTTCATGAGCCAGGGGCATTTCGTGACGGCGAACCTCATGTGCCCGCGCGGCGTGCTGGCCGAGGTCGACAATTTCAACGCCCAGCTCAAGTCCGGTGGCGACCGCGACTTCTGCCGGCGCGTGCGCGAAGCCGGCTATACGCTGGCCTTCGTCACCGACATGGTGATCGGCCATCCGGTGCGCGCAACTTTCGACGATATCGCCCGCAAGCGCCGGCGCATCGTCGGCGGCGGCTGGATGAAGCAGCCGGTGCCGCTGACCGCGCCGCAGCTCCTGCTGCGCGAGAGCCGGCGCTGCGCCGGCGAGACCCGTCACATGCTGCGTACCAAAGGCATCCCGCCGCTGCTGCGGCTGCGCATCGTCGCCCTCATTACCCGGCTCTGGTTCAGCGCGGTGGGCGAGATCGCGCGGTTGCGGCTCGGCGGCACGCCGACCCGCGACTGA
- a CDS encoding ABC transporter ATP-binding protein, translating to MKIDGLAEMWGLLTRERQRQMLGLLALQITSSALEFVAVGAVPAYVLLMSRSTEVMAMPRVRAWLDWIGIHDVTTLLYVSGAIVIGLFLVRGAFNLVLLRVQARFMAAVGGETALRLFTAYLHAPYMFHLSQNTAHFTHLVMGESARMVANYMQPLLNSAQAVFILASLTLLVVISDPTMALILGVTAGGGCFLFVRAHRDRLHRVGTEFSDRNRRLTQTLNEGLGSFKHTRLRGLEGDIRREFSHHADRREAAQRTIRFNQGLSKPVFETVGLTALILLVFIMLLQGRSPDLVVPTLAMLGAVAVRMLPTLNQLAAQLGTMRSNLSAVNNLVKEYKTLGIAPGMPLPTDTAAHEPMSMGDIVFKDVTFRYEGQERAALQDLNLTIPAGSSVAFVGPTGSGKTTAVDVMLGFLEYSAGDISVGGRSIRENLPGWQRLIGYIPQVIYLTDASIRRNVALGVPEGEIDDDAVWRALEAAQLADYVRGLPEGLQTNVGERGVRLSGGQRQRIGIARALYYTPQVLVLDEATAALDNATETRLMAAIEHAKSDRTLIMIAHRLSTVRNCDRIFFIKAGRVLASGTFDELLATCPEFRELANIDASSGAPQEAVSAFVA from the coding sequence ATGAAGATCGACGGATTGGCCGAGATGTGGGGTCTGCTGACCCGGGAGAGGCAGCGCCAGATGCTGGGGCTCCTCGCCCTGCAAATCACGTCCAGCGCGCTCGAATTCGTCGCGGTCGGCGCTGTGCCCGCTTATGTGCTGCTGATGAGCCGCTCGACCGAGGTGATGGCGATGCCGCGCGTGCGCGCCTGGCTCGACTGGATCGGCATTCATGACGTGACGACGCTGCTCTATGTCAGCGGCGCGATCGTCATCGGGCTGTTTCTGGTGCGCGGCGCCTTCAATCTCGTCCTGCTGCGCGTGCAGGCACGCTTCATGGCCGCTGTCGGCGGGGAGACGGCGCTGCGCCTGTTCACCGCCTATCTGCACGCGCCCTACATGTTCCATTTGAGCCAGAACACCGCACACTTCACCCATCTGGTCATGGGCGAATCGGCCCGGATGGTGGCTAACTACATGCAGCCGCTGCTGAATTCAGCGCAGGCGGTGTTCATCCTGGCCTCACTGACCCTCCTGGTCGTCATCTCCGACCCCACCATGGCCCTGATCCTCGGCGTGACGGCGGGGGGCGGCTGCTTTCTGTTCGTCCGCGCGCATCGCGACCGGCTGCACCGGGTCGGCACGGAGTTCAGCGACCGCAACCGCCGGCTGACGCAGACGCTCAACGAAGGCCTGGGCTCCTTCAAGCACACGCGCCTGCGCGGTCTGGAAGGCGATATTCGCCGCGAATTCTCCCACCATGCCGACCGGCGCGAGGCGGCCCAGCGCACCATTCGCTTCAATCAGGGCCTGTCCAAGCCGGTTTTCGAGACGGTGGGCCTTACCGCCCTCATCCTGCTCGTCTTCATCATGCTGCTGCAGGGGCGCTCACCGGACCTCGTGGTGCCGACCCTCGCCATGCTGGGCGCTGTCGCCGTGCGCATGTTGCCGACACTGAACCAGCTCGCCGCCCAGCTCGGGACCATGCGGTCCAACCTGTCGGCCGTGAACAATCTGGTCAAGGAGTACAAGACCCTCGGCATCGCGCCGGGCATGCCGCTCCCCACCGACACCGCCGCCCATGAGCCGATGAGCATGGGCGACATCGTCTTCAAGGACGTTACCTTCCGCTATGAGGGGCAGGAGCGGGCGGCGCTGCAGGATCTGAACCTCACCATTCCCGCCGGCAGCTCCGTCGCCTTTGTGGGCCCCACCGGATCGGGCAAGACCACCGCCGTCGACGTGATGCTGGGCTTTCTGGAGTACAGCGCCGGCGACATCTCCGTGGGCGGGCGCTCCATCCGTGAGAATCTGCCGGGCTGGCAGCGTCTCATCGGCTACATCCCGCAGGTCATCTATCTCACCGACGCCTCGATCCGGCGCAACGTCGCGCTCGGCGTTCCCGAAGGCGAGATCGACGACGACGCGGTCTGGCGCGCGCTGGAGGCGGCGCAGCTCGCCGATTATGTCCGTGGCCTGCCCGAAGGGCTCCAGACCAATGTCGGCGAGCGCGGCGTGCGCCTTTCCGGTGGCCAGCGCCAGCGCATCGGCATCGCCCGCGCGCTGTATTACACGCCGCAGGTGCTCGTTCTCGACGAGGCGACCGCCGCGCTCGACAATGCGACGGAGACCCGCCTCATGGCGGCGATCGAGCATGCCAAGAGCGACCGCACCCTCATCATGATCGCCCACCGCCTGTCGACGGTGCGCAATTGCGACCGCATCTTCTTCATCAAGGCCGGTCGCGTACTGGCCTCCGGCACCTTTGACGAGTTGCTGGCGACCTGCCCCGAGTTCCGCGAACTGGCCAATATCGACGCGTCGTCCGGTGCCCCGCAGGAGGCGGTCTCCGCGTTCGTCGCCTAG
- a CDS encoding 3-deoxy-manno-octulosonate cytidylyltransferase → MSVARDPRVVAVIPARYNSSRYQGKPLAMIAGAPMIEWVYRRVAMSERISQVIVALDDERVEAVCRERGIPYIVTSDKHGTSTERVNEVAQKIDGDLFIVVNGDEPLIDYRVIEKIIPTEWPADAPYVANLTSRIKSAPEVLDSTNIKVVWGPDMNAVFFSRSPIPYPKSSLSFDYYKHVGVLIYNRQALAFFASTPRGPVEQVEDVNELRFIERGIPLKMVVVESDETLSVDTPKDLHRVIEIVQARNIQL, encoded by the coding sequence ATGTCGGTCGCGCGCGACCCGCGAGTAGTGGCGGTCATTCCCGCCCGCTATAATTCCAGCCGTTATCAGGGAAAGCCGCTGGCGATGATCGCCGGCGCTCCCATGATCGAATGGGTCTACCGGCGCGTCGCCATGAGCGAGCGGATCAGCCAGGTGATCGTGGCCCTGGACGACGAACGGGTGGAGGCGGTCTGCCGCGAGCGCGGCATCCCCTACATCGTCACCTCCGACAAGCACGGCACCAGCACCGAGCGGGTCAACGAGGTCGCGCAGAAGATCGACGGCGATCTGTTCATCGTTGTGAACGGCGATGAACCGCTCATCGACTACAGGGTCATCGAAAAGATCATTCCGACCGAATGGCCGGCCGATGCTCCTTATGTCGCGAATCTGACCAGCAGGATCAAATCCGCGCCGGAAGTTCTCGACTCCACCAATATCAAGGTGGTCTGGGGCCCGGACATGAATGCGGTCTTCTTCTCGCGCAGCCCGATCCCGTATCCCAAGTCGAGCCTTTCCTTCGACTATTACAAGCATGTCGGCGTGCTCATCTATAATCGGCAGGCGCTGGCCTTCTTCGCCTCGACACCGCGCGGCCCGGTCGAGCAGGTCGAGGATGTGAACGAGCTGCGCTTCATCGAGCGCGGCATTCCCCTGAAGATGGTGGTGGTGGAATCCGACGAGACCCTCTCGGTCGACACGCCGAAAGACCTGCACCGCGTGATCGAGATCGTTCAAGCCAGAAACATCCAGCTATGA
- a CDS encoding N-acetylneuraminate synthase family protein: protein MADTISDLIANIASTYATDTIFILGKGPSADLIDPQVFSSALVIALNDAEQIAPADITVFHADWAKAGIAANGYRSRAYLTSADFTAPQREVAHVEHVPLTQESTDLMMQRFQAGVLKIEDVLFMTALQVARQVAAIRGRRQTVYMVGFDFSFEAGHAYSERVERDFTGATDNDRRLVFTMQEFFFINALYILKGSELEVKHVGAKPFSVLSPTELNHLFGRQLEPANDGRPNKVSVIAELTTNHFGDRLRLERMIRSSKASGADYIKLQKRDVASFYAPEQLSAPYVSPFGKTFGEYRQQLELSRDDFAFVDKLCRDLNIGWFVSVLDQPSFEFLQEFDPPIIKLPSTISEHRDYLDHVSKNYRRTVVLSTGMTDDAYERWVLETFTACEKLVLMQANSAYPTPLEDCGVGIVRHYHELSKQYPHLMPAYSSHDFGWLGSALAVAAGARMVEKHVKLGNTEWAHFDAVAVDLTTPAFKEYVDRIREAERIVGEEEKKVNSSEHHKYRRKAG, encoded by the coding sequence ATGGCGGACACTATCTCCGACCTGATCGCAAATATCGCTTCGACATACGCCACCGATACGATCTTCATCCTGGGTAAGGGCCCCTCGGCCGATCTGATCGACCCGCAGGTGTTTTCCTCGGCGCTGGTCATCGCGCTGAACGATGCCGAGCAGATCGCCCCGGCCGACATCACCGTGTTCCATGCCGACTGGGCCAAGGCGGGCATCGCCGCCAATGGCTACCGCTCGCGCGCCTATCTCACCTCGGCCGATTTCACCGCGCCGCAGCGCGAGGTGGCGCATGTCGAGCATGTGCCGCTGACGCAGGAATCCACCGATCTGATGATGCAGCGCTTCCAGGCGGGCGTGCTGAAGATCGAGGATGTGCTGTTCATGACCGCGCTGCAGGTGGCCCGCCAGGTCGCCGCCATTCGCGGGCGCCGGCAAACCGTCTACATGGTCGGCTTCGATTTCAGCTTCGAGGCCGGGCACGCCTATAGCGAGCGGGTGGAGCGCGACTTCACCGGGGCGACCGACAATGACCGGCGCCTCGTCTTCACCATGCAGGAATTCTTCTTCATCAACGCGCTCTACATCCTCAAGGGATCGGAGCTGGAGGTGAAGCATGTCGGCGCGAAGCCCTTCAGCGTGCTCTCGCCGACCGAGCTGAACCACCTGTTCGGCCGCCAGCTGGAGCCGGCCAATGACGGGCGCCCGAACAAGGTCTCGGTGATCGCCGAGCTGACCACCAACCATTTCGGCGACCGGCTGCGGCTCGAGCGGATGATCCGCTCCTCCAAGGCCTCGGGGGCGGACTACATCAAGCTGCAGAAGCGCGATGTCGCCAGCTTCTATGCGCCCGAGCAGCTCTCGGCGCCCTATGTCTCGCCCTTCGGCAAGACCTTCGGCGAGTATCGCCAGCAGCTCGAACTCTCGCGCGACGATTTCGCCTTCGTCGACAAGCTGTGCCGCGACCTCAATATCGGCTGGTTCGTCTCGGTGCTGGACCAACCCTCCTTCGAGTTCCTGCAGGAATTCGACCCGCCGATCATCAAGCTGCCCTCGACCATTTCCGAGCACCGCGACTATCTCGACCATGTCTCGAAGAACTACCGCCGCACGGTGGTGCTCTCGACCGGCATGACCGACGACGCCTATGAGCGCTGGGTGCTGGAGACCTTCACCGCCTGCGAGAAGCTGGTGCTGATGCAGGCGAACTCGGCCTATCCCACGCCGCTGGAAGATTGCGGAGTCGGTATCGTCCGGCACTATCACGAGCTGTCCAAGCAATACCCGCACCTCATGCCGGCCTATTCGAGCCATGATTTCGGCTGGCTCGGCTCGGCGCTGGCGGTCGCGGCGGGCGCGCGCATGGTCGAGAAGCATGTGAAGCTCGGCAACACCGAGTGGGCGCATTTCGACGCCGTCGCCGTCGACCTCACCACGCCGGCCTTCAAGGAATATGTCGACCGCATCCGCGAGGCGGAGCGCATCGTCGGCGAGGAAGAAAAGAAGGTCAATTCAAGCGAGCACCACAAATACCGCCGCAAGGCGGGGTGA